A section of the Methanocaldococcus sp. FS406-22 genome encodes:
- the serA gene encoding phosphoglycerate dehydrogenase translates to MVKILVTDPLHEDAIKILEEVGEVEVATGLTKEELLEKIKDADVLVVRSGTKVTRDVIEKAEKLKVIGRAGVGVDNIDVDAATEKGIIVVNAPDASSISVAELTMGLMLAAARNIPQATASLKRGEWDRKRFKGIELYGKTLGVIGLGRIGQQVVKRAKAFGMNIIGYDPYIPKEVAESMGVELVDDINELCKRADFITLHVPLTPKTRHMIGKEQIALMKKNAIIVNCARGGLIDEKALYEALKEGKIRAAALDVFEEEPPKDNPLLTLDNVIGTPHQGASTEEAQKAAGTIVAEQIKKILRGELAENVVNMPNIPQEKLGKLKPYMLLAEMLGNIVMQVLDGSVSRVELVYSGELAKENTDLIKRAFLKGLLSPILLAGINLVNAPIIAKNRNINVVESTTSEEKYGNAIKIIAESDKKKFSIVGAIINNKPVILEVDGYEVSFIPEGVLAIVKHIDRPGIIGRVGVTLGDYGINIAGMQVGRKEPGGDSVMLINLDHTVPDEVVEKLKKIPNIKDIAIVNL, encoded by the coding sequence ATGGTTAAGATATTAGTTACAGACCCGTTACATGAGGATGCAATAAAAATATTGGAAGAAGTTGGAGAGGTTGAGGTAGCAACGGGCTTAACAAAGGAAGAGTTATTGGAAAAAATTAAAGATGCAGATGTTTTGGTTGTTAGGAGTGGGACGAAAGTTACAAGAGATGTTATTGAGAAAGCTGAAAAATTAAAGGTTATTGGTAGGGCTGGGGTTGGAGTAGATAACATAGACGTTGATGCAGCAACAGAGAAGGGGATTATAGTAGTTAATGCCCCAGATGCTTCATCAATTTCAGTTGCAGAGCTAACAATGGGTTTAATGCTCGCTGCTGCAAGAAACATCCCTCAAGCAACAGCATCATTGAAGAGAGGAGAATGGGATAGAAAGAGGTTTAAAGGCATTGAGTTGTATGGAAAAACACTTGGAGTTATTGGTTTAGGAAGGATAGGGCAACAAGTTGTTAAGAGAGCTAAGGCATTTGGCATGAATATTATTGGTTACGACCCATACATCCCAAAAGAAGTTGCTGAAAGCATGGGGGTTGAGTTAGTTGATGATATTAATGAACTCTGCAAGAGAGCTGATTTTATAACCTTGCATGTCCCATTAACACCAAAGACAAGACATATGATTGGAAAAGAACAAATAGCTCTAATGAAAAAGAATGCTATAATTGTCAATTGTGCTAGAGGGGGACTTATAGATGAAAAAGCCCTATATGAGGCATTAAAAGAAGGCAAAATTAGAGCAGCAGCATTGGATGTATTTGAGGAAGAACCTCCTAAGGATAACCCATTATTAACATTAGACAATGTTATAGGAACTCCACACCAAGGAGCTTCAACTGAAGAGGCACAGAAAGCAGCTGGAACTATAGTGGCAGAGCAGATAAAGAAGATTTTAAGAGGAGAGCTAGCTGAAAATGTTGTAAACATGCCAAACATTCCCCAAGAGAAGTTAGGGAAGCTAAAGCCATATATGTTGCTGGCAGAGATGCTTGGAAACATTGTTATGCAAGTGTTGGATGGCTCTGTTAGTAGGGTTGAGCTTGTATATTCTGGAGAACTTGCCAAAGAAAACACTGATTTAATAAAGAGGGCATTCTTAAAAGGACTTTTATCACCAATATTATTAGCTGGAATTAATTTAGTTAACGCCCCAATTATAGCTAAAAACAGAAATATCAATGTAGTTGAAAGCACAACTTCTGAGGAGAAGTATGGAAATGCAATAAAAATAATTGCTGAGAGTGATAAGAAGAAGTTTTCAATAGTTGGGGCAATAATAAATAATAAGCCGGTTATCTTAGAAGTTGATGGATATGAAGTTAGTTTCATCCCAGAGGGGGTTTTAGCTATCGTTAAACATATCGACAGACCTGGCATAATTGGTAGGGTTGGCGTAACCTTAGGAGATTATGGTATAAACATTGCCGGTATGCAGGTAGGTAGAAAAGAGCCGGGAGGAGATAGTGTAATGCTTATAAACTTAGACCATACAGTCCCAGATGAAGTTGTTGAAAAGCTAAAGAAGATTCCAAACATTAAAGATATCGCTATTGTAAACCTATAA
- the carA gene encoding glutamine-hydrolyzing carbamoyl-phosphate synthase small subunit has protein sequence MEAVLILEDGTILKGKGFGAEKEVFGELVFTTVMTGYVEVLTDPSYKGQIVMMTYPLEGNYGVKKDWFESDGIKAEGFVVREVTSKALDDFLKEYDIPGIQDIDTRFLTRKIRDKGVVKSCLKVAEEITDDEISELLEKVKKYSDISDIDLVPLVSTKEPKIYRAENKKARCVLIDCGVKMNIIRSLVKRNCEVVQVPYNTKYDEILDYKPDFVLISNGPGDPARLKEVIENIKNLIGVVPITGICLGNQLLALAFGGETYKMKFGHRGGNQPVKNLETQKVYITSQNHGFAVKEESLPDDVEVSFINLNDMTVEGIRHKDLPIFSIQFHPEARPGPHDTMFLFDEMIKLKDRK, from the coding sequence ATGGAGGCAGTGTTAATCTTAGAAGATGGAACAATTTTAAAAGGAAAAGGTTTTGGAGCAGAGAAGGAAGTTTTTGGAGAGTTGGTTTTTACAACAGTTATGACTGGCTATGTTGAAGTTTTGACCGACCCCTCATATAAAGGGCAGATAGTGATGATGACTTACCCATTGGAAGGGAATTATGGGGTTAAAAAGGATTGGTTTGAATCTGATGGTATAAAGGCAGAGGGTTTTGTTGTTAGAGAGGTTACAAGTAAAGCATTAGATGATTTTTTAAAAGAGTATGACATCCCCGGAATTCAAGATATTGATACAAGGTTTTTAACAAGAAAAATTAGAGATAAAGGGGTTGTTAAGAGCTGTTTAAAGGTTGCTGAGGAGATAACTGATGATGAAATATCTGAGTTGTTAGAGAAGGTTAAAAAGTATAGCGATATATCAGATATTGATTTAGTTCCATTGGTTTCAACAAAAGAACCAAAGATTTATAGAGCAGAAAACAAAAAAGCAAGATGTGTTTTAATTGATTGTGGAGTTAAGATGAATATTATAAGAAGCTTAGTTAAAAGGAACTGTGAAGTTGTTCAAGTCCCTTATAACACAAAATATGATGAAATCTTAGATTATAAGCCAGATTTTGTTTTAATCTCTAACGGACCAGGAGACCCAGCAAGGCTGAAAGAAGTTATTGAAAATATTAAAAACTTAATCGGTGTTGTCCCAATAACTGGAATTTGTTTAGGTAATCAGCTTTTAGCTTTAGCATTTGGTGGAGAAACATACAAGATGAAATTTGGACATAGAGGAGGAAACCAGCCAGTTAAAAACTTAGAGACACAAAAAGTTTATATAACATCCCAAAACCATGGATTTGCTGTTAAAGAAGAAAGTTTGCCAGATGATGTAGAGGTGAGCTTTATAAACCTAAATGATATGACTGTTGAGGGTATTAGGCATAAAGATTTGCCAATCTTCTCAATTCAATTTCACCCAGAGGCAAGACCGGGACCTCATGATACCATGTTTTTGTTTGATGAGATGATAAAGCTGAAAGATAGGAAATAA
- a CDS encoding HD domain-containing protein: protein MDYDELKSLEGIPKMIYDELSKNKKVNTLLKMSNIMAVGRLGYNDHGKTHAKIVANNAIKMLKILYKKGIEPSFMRDCKGSFEDSLVITLLGAYLHDIGNAVHRDIHHLHSAYLALDIVESILKKYYKEEKAYQMTTEVLHAIYSHSEGIMGLTIEAGVIAVADGTDMTKGRSRVPICKKCYDIHSVSAASIEKVEIKEGNEKPIQIEVILSNEAGIFQIQEVLGEKIKWSGIKDYVSVYARVEKEKPVFEEIMI from the coding sequence ATGGATTATGATGAGTTAAAATCCTTAGAAGGTATTCCAAAGATGATTTATGATGAACTAAGTAAAAACAAAAAAGTCAATACTCTATTAAAAATGTCAAATATCATGGCTGTTGGTAGATTAGGCTATAACGACCACGGAAAAACACATGCTAAAATAGTGGCGAACAATGCAATAAAGATGTTAAAAATTTTGTATAAAAAAGGAATAGAACCAAGCTTTATGAGAGATTGCAAGGGTAGCTTTGAAGATTCCCTTGTTATAACTCTTTTGGGAGCTTATCTCCATGATATTGGAAATGCCGTGCATAGGGATATACACCATTTACATTCGGCATATTTGGCTTTGGATATCGTTGAGAGCATATTAAAAAAATACTATAAGGAGGAGAAAGCTTATCAGATGACTACTGAGGTTTTACATGCCATTTATTCTCACAGTGAAGGTATTATGGGCTTAACAATAGAAGCGGGAGTTATAGCTGTTGCAGATGGAACGGATATGACTAAAGGTAGATCGAGAGTCCCAATATGCAAAAAATGCTATGATATACATTCAGTTTCAGCGGCTTCTATTGAAAAAGTTGAGATAAAAGAAGGGAATGAAAAGCCGATACAAATTGAGGTAATATTATCAAATGAAGCAGGGATATTCCAAATCCAGGAGGTTTTAGGGGAAAAAATAAAATGGAGTGGAATAAAAGATTATGTCTCTGTATATGCGAGAGTTGAAAAAGAAAAACCGGTATTTGAGGAAATCATGATTTAA
- the arcS gene encoding archaeosine synthase subunit alpha — translation MLEPIAYDIGRLCKENDKELTPKLIEIDVKADGIKMPFDTFRELTPIFKKSFIGTVEYKGNVFKYQILNFGKYVDLIELEDVDLYIIADGRRLIERKELQIIPKIREEISPNSAIYFPAVFPWEMPLLVYMGVDYFDDSLAKLYASMGYKFTKNRAIKVDNYNFEELYNHNKKIYEEILEEIRFAIKNGFLRNVVEETSISHPYLWANYRRYEPDLRNIPLSKENKIIVTTNINIPEVKKYLERLDRYEPYSNIIVLLPCSSKKPYSTSQSHQKFIKAIKSAKVVVEEVILTSPYGLVPRALEGVVNYDIPVTGEWCFEEIELINSCLKNFLKKVEEKFDDYVVIAHLPEHYLDILELEDIVITSEGNPTSEEALKNLTDTLKNYKELTKNKNINKKGQRIHNIQQLSKFQFGVNFIPNEIFINHKGQIFTKINNKNQQIASINPKNGLLILTLAGGELLWNAGGRDINYVEVNYEIKKGSLFPPGFVDCNKNISYNDEVVLIKDNIFLGIGRALMSGFEMKKAKHGALVNIRNVKR, via the coding sequence ATGCTTGAACCTATAGCTTACGATATCGGAAGATTGTGCAAAGAGAATGATAAAGAGCTAACTCCAAAGCTAATCGAAATTGATGTTAAAGCTGATGGAATAAAGATGCCCTTTGATACATTTAGAGAACTAACTCCAATATTTAAAAAATCCTTTATTGGAACTGTTGAATATAAAGGTAATGTATTTAAATATCAAATACTAAACTTTGGTAAGTACGTTGATTTAATTGAATTGGAGGATGTCGATTTATATATTATAGCAGATGGAAGAAGATTAATAGAGAGAAAAGAACTGCAGATAATACCAAAAATTAGGGAGGAAATATCTCCAAACTCAGCTATCTACTTCCCAGCAGTGTTTCCTTGGGAAATGCCATTATTGGTTTATATGGGTGTTGATTACTTTGATGACTCATTAGCTAAGTTATATGCATCAATGGGCTACAAATTTACAAAAAATAGGGCTATAAAGGTAGATAACTACAACTTTGAGGAGCTATATAATCACAACAAAAAAATTTATGAAGAAATATTGGAAGAAATCAGATTTGCCATAAAAAATGGATTTTTAAGAAATGTTGTTGAAGAAACATCTATATCTCATCCATACTTGTGGGCTAATTATAGAAGGTATGAGCCAGATTTAAGAAACATCCCGTTATCAAAAGAGAATAAAATTATCGTAACTACAAATATCAACATTCCAGAAGTTAAAAAATACTTAGAGAGATTAGATAGATATGAACCGTATTCAAATATTATTGTCCTATTGCCATGCTCATCAAAAAAGCCCTACTCAACATCTCAATCTCACCAAAAGTTTATAAAGGCAATAAAATCTGCAAAAGTTGTTGTTGAAGAAGTCATCTTAACATCTCCTTACGGCTTAGTGCCGAGAGCTTTAGAAGGAGTTGTTAATTATGACATCCCAGTAACTGGAGAGTGGTGTTTTGAAGAGATAGAGCTAATAAATAGCTGCTTAAAAAACTTCCTAAAGAAAGTTGAAGAAAAATTTGATGATTATGTTGTTATAGCTCATTTACCAGAACACTACCTCGATATTTTGGAGTTAGAGGATATTGTTATAACTTCTGAAGGAAATCCAACATCAGAAGAAGCTTTAAAAAATTTAACAGATACGCTAAAAAATTACAAAGAACTAACAAAAAATAAAAATATAAATAAAAAAGGGCAAAGGATTCATAATATTCAACAGCTATCAAAGTTTCAGTTTGGAGTAAATTTCATTCCTAACGAAATATTTATAAATCATAAGGGACAGATATTCACAAAAATTAATAATAAAAATCAGCAAATAGCATCAATAAATCCAAAAAATGGTTTGCTCATCTTAACCTTAGCTGGGGGAGAACTGCTGTGGAATGCTGGGGGGAGGGATATTAACTATGTTGAAGTAAATTATGAAATTAAAAAAGGTTCTCTCTTCCCTCCTGGATTTGTTGATTGCAATAAAAACATCTCCTATAATGACGAAGTTGTCTTAATTAAAGATAACATATTCTTAGGAATTGGAAGAGCTTTGATGAGTGGCTTTGAAATGAAAAAGGCAAAGCATGGAGCTTTAGTAAATATAAGAAACGTTAAAAGGTGA
- a CDS encoding ABC transporter ATP-binding protein: protein MKSKIKVENLTKYFGDKKVLDNISFEVYEGEIFGLLGHNGAGKTTTLRILAGIIEDYEGYVEVNGRIGYLPEERGLYRDEKVVDVLKFFGELAGMKKDEIIKSIDYWLNKLKISNYKNSKIKELSKGNQQKVQFIVSVIHNPDIVILDEPFSGLDVVNVKLLRDIIFELKEGGKTVILSTHQLEKVERLCDRVLILKKGKAIHYGKIEDICRKMAYIEYLDNGKLIKKEMPYEEAIKILKEKSEDVIKFEVRYSLEELFLVEQ from the coding sequence ATGAAATCAAAGATTAAGGTAGAGAACTTAACAAAATACTTTGGAGATAAAAAGGTTTTAGACAATATCTCCTTTGAAGTTTATGAAGGGGAGATTTTTGGATTATTAGGGCATAATGGGGCTGGAAAGACAACAACTTTAAGGATATTGGCTGGAATTATTGAGGATTATGAGGGCTATGTGGAAGTTAATGGAAGAATTGGTTATTTGCCAGAGGAGAGGGGGCTTTATAGAGATGAGAAAGTTGTAGATGTATTAAAATTTTTTGGTGAGTTGGCTGGAATGAAGAAAGATGAGATTATTAAAAGCATAGATTATTGGCTGAATAAACTAAAGATTAGCAATTACAAAAACTCAAAAATTAAAGAGTTATCTAAAGGGAATCAACAGAAAGTTCAATTTATTGTTTCGGTTATTCATAATCCAGATATTGTTATTTTGGATGAGCCATTTTCTGGGTTAGATGTTGTTAATGTTAAGCTATTGAGGGATATAATATTTGAGCTAAAGGAAGGGGGAAAAACAGTCATATTATCAACTCACCAATTAGAGAAGGTAGAGAGGCTGTGTGATAGAGTTTTAATCTTAAAGAAAGGAAAGGCAATTCATTACGGAAAGATTGAAGATATTTGCAGAAAAATGGCATACATTGAGTATTTAGATAACGGAAAGTTAATAAAAAAGGAAATGCCTTATGAAGAAGCAATAAAAATTTTGAAAGAGAAATCTGAAGATGTTATTAAATTTGAGGTTAGATATTCATTGGAAGAGCTGTTTTTGGTGGAACAATGA
- a CDS encoding ABC transporter permease: protein MKLDVKKILTIGKREVFSNIKRKQFLIATIIGPLIIIALAIIGSFMMFDIKEIKVGYVDEFGLDIPNKVVENNFGKNTTLYFIKYVDIEKGKEDVLNKSIDALIIIPKDYLDSGKIIIYSTTKSPNPIITDALNKFLLKKLLKGKVDNKTYNRVINPMNLEIYSISKKGFEKETFLSQLLPIGFVFLLYMAISSLSGIIVSSIIEEKQNRIMELLLCYASAENLMFGKILGISAVGLLQIGIWLLFALPIVLVYAVKISLSLTIFALVYFILGYLFYSSLLCGFSSLFSHPKDASQLMSPIIIIQLLPIMFMNTIMVNPNHYMAKILSYIPFTAPYAVVLRASVTQLPLTEVALSTAIMLVSIVISFVLSIKLFKIGVLLYEENLTLKRVIKIIFKK, encoded by the coding sequence ATGAAATTAGATGTCAAAAAAATTTTAACTATTGGGAAGAGAGAAGTCTTTAGCAATATAAAAAGAAAACAGTTTTTAATAGCTACTATTATAGGGCCTTTAATTATAATTGCATTAGCAATAATTGGAAGTTTTATGATGTTTGATATTAAAGAGATAAAGGTTGGATATGTTGATGAGTTTGGTTTAGATATTCCAAATAAAGTTGTAGAAAACAACTTTGGAAAAAACACTACCCTATATTTTATAAAATATGTAGATATTGAGAAAGGTAAAGAGGATGTTTTAAATAAAAGCATAGATGCTTTAATAATTATTCCAAAGGATTACTTAGATTCTGGGAAGATAATAATTTATTCCACAACAAAATCTCCGAATCCAATAATTACAGATGCTTTAAATAAATTTCTATTAAAAAAGCTTTTAAAAGGAAAGGTTGATAATAAAACATACAATAGGGTTATAAATCCAATGAATCTTGAAATTTATTCCATCTCTAAAAAAGGATTTGAAAAAGAGACGTTTTTATCTCAATTATTACCAATTGGATTTGTATTTTTGTTATATATGGCAATTTCTTCATTATCTGGGATTATTGTTTCATCAATTATTGAAGAGAAACAAAATAGAATAATGGAGCTTTTGCTGTGTTATGCATCAGCTGAAAATCTTATGTTTGGTAAGATATTAGGGATTTCAGCTGTTGGTTTATTGCAAATAGGTATTTGGCTGTTATTTGCTTTACCAATAGTTTTAGTATATGCTGTTAAGATATCTTTATCTTTGACAATTTTTGCCTTAGTTTATTTTATACTTGGGTATTTATTCTATTCTTCTCTACTCTGCGGTTTCTCATCTTTATTTTCCCATCCAAAAGATGCATCTCAACTAATGTCTCCAATAATAATCATCCAACTACTTCCAATAATGTTTATGAACACGATAATGGTTAATCCAAACCATTATATGGCTAAAATACTTTCCTATATTCCATTCACAGCCCCTTATGCAGTTGTTTTGAGAGCGAGTGTAACTCAACTGCCTTTAACAGAGGTTGCGTTATCAACAGCTATTATGCTTGTTAGTATAGTGATATCCTTTGTCTTATCAATAAAGCTGTTTAAAATTGGTGTATTGTTGTATGAAGAGAATTTAACATTAAAAAGAGTTATAAAAATTATCTTTAAAAAATAA
- a CDS encoding L-serine ammonia-lyase, iron-sulfur-dependent, subunit alpha, with protein sequence MDKNELITEVLKNEVVKALGCTEVGLIGYTVAKAKPEDLYSIKEIRLILDKGTFKNAFSVGVPNTNKFGILPAVVGGLLGNKDNKLEIFKDIKYDGELEKFIENKLKIEVIDSDVYCKAIIKADKTYEAETKGSHSGKALSDELKNAYKKLTLKDFIDYIENIPEDIVNIIKETIETNKNLSTPEVPEDFISLELDDDILNHMLKKTVSAVYNRMIGVNKPAMAIAGSGNMGLTATLPIIAYDEIKGNDEERLIKSITLSALTTIYSAYYSSYISAMCGCVNRGGIGAVSGLSYYIFGADKIEESIKSFTANLPGIVCDGGKIGCALKIASGVFAIYLSLFSKVPYTNGIVGKDFKECIENIGRIAKAMKPVDDEIIKILKTKNNYFL encoded by the coding sequence ATGGACAAAAATGAGCTAATAACAGAAGTTTTAAAAAATGAGGTAGTTAAGGCATTAGGATGCACAGAGGTTGGGTTAATTGGTTATACTGTTGCGAAAGCAAAGCCAGAGGATTTGTATTCAATAAAAGAGATTAGGTTAATCTTAGATAAAGGGACTTTTAAAAATGCCTTTTCAGTTGGTGTTCCAAATACAAACAAATTTGGAATACTACCAGCAGTTGTTGGTGGTTTGTTGGGTAATAAAGATAATAAGCTTGAGATATTTAAAGATATAAAATATGACGGGGAATTAGAAAAATTCATAGAAAATAAATTAAAAATTGAAGTGATTGATTCAGATGTTTATTGTAAAGCAATTATAAAAGCTGATAAAACTTATGAAGCTGAAACTAAAGGCAGTCATTCTGGAAAAGCTCTATCTGATGAGTTAAAAAATGCTTACAAAAAATTAACTCTCAAAGATTTCATTGATTATATTGAGAACATTCCAGAAGATATTGTTAATATTATAAAAGAAACAATAGAAACCAACAAAAACCTTTCAACACCAGAAGTGCCAGAAGATTTTATTAGCTTAGAGTTGGATGACGATATTTTAAATCATATGCTTAAAAAAACAGTTTCAGCAGTTTATAATAGAATGATTGGAGTTAATAAACCAGCCATGGCTATTGCTGGTAGTGGAAATATGGGATTAACAGCTACTTTACCAATAATTGCTTATGATGAGATAAAAGGAAATGATGAAGAGAGATTAATTAAATCTATAACTCTATCTGCCTTAACAACTATATATTCAGCTTATTATTCATCCTACATCTCAGCAATGTGTGGATGTGTAAACAGAGGGGGAATTGGGGCAGTTTCTGGTTTATCATACTATATATTTGGAGCTGATAAGATTGAAGAAAGCATTAAGAGCTTTACAGCAAATCTTCCAGGTATTGTTTGTGACGGTGGAAAAATTGGCTGTGCTTTAAAGATAGCTTCTGGTGTATTTGCAATATATCTATCTTTATTCTCTAAAGTTCCTTACACTAACGGAATTGTTGGAAAGGACTTTAAAGAGTGCATAGAAAATATTGGAAGGATTGCAAAGGCAATGAAGCCAGTAGATGATGAGATAATAAAAATATTGAAAACAAAAAATAATTATTTTTTATAA
- the thiC gene encoding phosphomethylpyrimidine synthase — protein sequence MTQMDDAKNGIITEEMKIVAEKEKIDTEKLRKLIAKGYVVIPKNVNRDTEPIGIGQYLRTKVNANIGTSPDCVDIELEIKKAKIAEKYGADAVMDLSTGGNLEEIRKAIMDAVKIPIGTVPIYEVGKLAREKYGRVIDMNEDLMFKVIEKQAKEGVDFMTLHCGVTKQSVERLRKSGRIMGVVSRGGAFLTAYILYHNEENPLYKNFDYLLEILKEYDVTISLGDGMRPGCLADNTDRAQIEELITLGELVERCREKGVQCMVEGPGHIPINYIETNIRLQKSLCKNAPFYVLGPIVTDIAPGYDHITSAIGGALAGYYGADFLCYVTPSEHLRLPTIEDVKEGVIAAKIAAQAADVAKGNKLAWEKEIEMAYARKNHDWEKQFELAIDKEKAKKMREEIPSKEKKACSICGDYCALLMVEELGKR from the coding sequence ATGACTCAAATGGATGATGCAAAGAATGGAATTATCACTGAAGAGATGAAAATTGTCGCTGAAAAAGAAAAAATTGATACTGAAAAACTTAGAAAGCTTATAGCTAAAGGTTATGTTGTTATCCCAAAAAATGTTAATAGGGATACTGAACCCATAGGAATTGGACAGTATTTGAGAACTAAGGTAAATGCAAACATTGGAACTTCCCCAGATTGTGTTGATATAGAGTTAGAGATAAAAAAGGCAAAAATTGCTGAAAAGTATGGGGCAGATGCAGTAATGGATTTAAGTACTGGGGGTAATTTGGAAGAGATAAGAAAAGCAATAATGGATGCTGTTAAAATCCCTATTGGAACAGTTCCAATCTACGAAGTTGGAAAATTAGCGAGAGAGAAGTATGGAAGAGTTATTGATATGAATGAAGATTTAATGTTTAAGGTTATTGAAAAACAGGCAAAGGAAGGAGTAGATTTCATGACTTTACACTGTGGAGTTACAAAGCAATCCGTTGAGAGATTAAGGAAAAGTGGAAGAATAATGGGTGTTGTAAGTAGAGGGGGAGCATTTTTAACTGCCTATATCCTATATCACAACGAAGAAAATCCCTTATACAAAAACTTTGATTATTTATTGGAAATTCTTAAAGAATATGATGTAACCATAAGCTTAGGAGATGGAATGAGACCAGGATGTTTAGCAGATAACACAGACAGAGCTCAAATTGAAGAACTCATTACCTTAGGAGAGTTAGTTGAAAGATGTAGGGAGAAAGGGGTTCAATGTATGGTAGAAGGACCTGGACACATCCCTATAAACTACATAGAGACAAACATAAGATTGCAAAAAAGTTTATGTAAAAATGCCCCATTCTATGTTTTAGGGCCAATAGTTACAGATATAGCTCCTGGTTATGACCACATAACATCTGCAATAGGAGGGGCATTAGCTGGTTACTATGGAGCTGATTTCCTCTGCTATGTAACCCCAAGTGAGCATTTAAGGTTACCAACAATAGAGGACGTCAAAGAAGGAGTTATAGCCGCTAAAATAGCTGCTCAAGCTGCTGATGTTGCTAAAGGAAATAAATTAGCATGGGAAAAAGAGATAGAGATGGCTTATGCAAGGAAAAACCATGATTGGGAAAAACAGTTTGAATTAGCAATAGATAAAGAGAAAGCAAAAAAGATGAGGGAGGAGATACCTTCAAAGGAAAAGAAAGCATGTTCAATTTGTGGAGATTACTGTGCTTTGTTAATGGTTGAAGAGTTGGGAAAGAGATAA
- a CDS encoding nickel-dependent hydrogenase large subunit — protein sequence MKYEGEIAIGPVHPTMLEPHRLRLFIEDEIIKEAELTIGVNYRGIELIMEGLPPEKISILSEKICGICSHIHVWCNVTVTERGCDIEVPERAEYIRAIVEELERLHSHMLLFGHAFEVLGFETMAFRAFMIREPIMQILGEITGGRAQYSCPIIGGIRPRCNINESKIPALLERLEKFEENLKKLLERTVNDPMIMARIKDVGVLDKKTAKKLHAVGPTARGSGIHSDMRKMGQVPVYDNFEFEEILFDDGDVFSRLAVRFYECFESVKIIKQGLKILPELDKKIYNPNYELKPFKPINIYNEAQRGQVYYSYGLDEHGRVRQVKIRTPTATNLACMEAILPGHHVSDAELIIASCDPCFTCTDRMIVVKEKKV from the coding sequence ATGAAGTATGAGGGAGAGATAGCTATAGGTCCAGTTCATCCTACAATGCTTGAACCACACAGATTAAGATTATTTATTGAAGATGAAATCATAAAAGAGGCTGAATTAACTATTGGTGTCAATTATAGAGGTATAGAGCTTATCATGGAAGGTCTTCCTCCAGAAAAAATAAGCATTTTATCAGAAAAGATTTGTGGAATCTGCTCTCACATTCATGTATGGTGTAATGTTACAGTTACTGAAAGAGGATGTGATATAGAAGTCCCAGAGAGAGCAGAATACATAAGAGCAATAGTTGAAGAATTGGAGAGATTACATTCCCACATGTTACTGTTTGGGCATGCATTTGAAGTTTTAGGTTTTGAGACAATGGCTTTTAGGGCATTTATGATTAGAGAACCAATAATGCAAATTTTAGGAGAGATTACTGGAGGAAGAGCCCAATATTCTTGCCCAATAATAGGAGGAATTAGGCCAAGATGTAATATAAATGAGAGTAAAATCCCTGCATTATTAGAAAGGTTGGAAAAGTTTGAAGAAAACTTAAAGAAGTTGTTGGAGAGAACTGTTAATGACCCAATGATTATGGCAAGGATTAAGGATGTTGGTGTCTTGGATAAAAAAACTGCTAAAAAGTTGCATGCTGTTGGACCTACAGCGAGGGGTTCTGGGATACATAGCGATATGAGAAAGATGGGGCAAGTTCCTGTTTATGATAACTTTGAGTTTGAAGAGATTTTGTTTGACGATGGAGATGTGTTTAGCAGATTGGCGGTTAGGTTCTATGAGTGCTTTGAAAGCGTTAAAATCATTAAGCAGGGTTTAAAGATATTGCCAGAGTTAGATAAAAAGATATACAACCCAAACTATGAATTAAAGCCTTTTAAACCAATAAATATCTATAACGAAGCTCAAAGAGGGCAAGTTTATTATTCCTATGGCTTAGATGAACATGGAAGGGTTAGGCAGGTAAAGATTAGGACTCCAACAGCAACAAACTTGGCTTGTATGGAAGCTATACTGCCGGGGCATCATGTTTCAGATGCTGAATTAATTATAGCAAGCTGTGACCCATGCTTTACATGCACAGATAGGATGATTGTTGTTAAAGAAAAGAAAGTTTAA